In Staphylococcus lloydii, the following proteins share a genomic window:
- a CDS encoding MFS transporter, with translation MTIMRTTTFIFSIFIVGMVEMMVAGIMNLMSNDLNVSEAVVGQLVTLYAITFAIAGPILVKLTNKFNARPLLLITLFVFIFGNLIIAVAPNFSILVIGRILSSAAASLIVVKTLALTALLTSPQNRGKMIGIVYSGFSGSNVLGVPIGTIIGDWIGWRFTFVFIVVISVIVGILMYIYIPVSKESKATTQTASSNNQTQSRVLRPLEIGKYLCITFLLLVANSVTFIYINPLMLSNGHTLSFVSIVLLINGIAGVMGTSMGGFLSDKLTSKYWLTIATIIFIAMMLVLNLVLPGTMLLLLTIFIWNVMQWSTNPAVQSGVIEHVAGDTSQVMSWNMSSLNAGIGIGGIVGGLVVSKMSVHATTYVTAIIAFIALVIIISLKPRAKYANESVNHN, from the coding sequence ATGACTATAATGCGTACGACGACTTTTATATTTAGTATTTTTATTGTTGGAATGGTTGAAATGATGGTTGCAGGTATCATGAATTTAATGAGTAATGATTTAAATGTTTCTGAAGCAGTTGTGGGGCAACTTGTAACATTATATGCGATTACTTTTGCTATCGCAGGGCCAATTTTAGTGAAGCTAACGAATAAGTTTAATGCTAGACCGTTATTACTCATAACATTATTTGTATTTATTTTCGGGAATTTAATTATTGCTGTAGCACCAAATTTTTCTATTTTGGTGATTGGACGTATCTTATCATCGGCAGCAGCATCACTTATCGTTGTTAAAACACTTGCGCTTACTGCATTACTTACTTCCCCACAAAACAGAGGGAAAATGATTGGTATAGTTTATTCTGGTTTTAGTGGCTCAAATGTTTTAGGTGTCCCAATCGGTACAATTATTGGTGATTGGATTGGATGGCGTTTTACTTTTGTTTTTATCGTTGTTATTAGCGTTATTGTAGGAATATTGATGTATATTTATATTCCTGTAAGTAAAGAAAGTAAAGCAACAACACAAACAGCATCATCCAATAACCAGACGCAATCTCGTGTCTTAAGACCGTTAGAAATAGGCAAATATTTATGTATTACATTTTTATTATTAGTAGCAAATTCAGTAACATTTATTTATATTAATCCACTGATGCTATCTAATGGTCATACTTTATCTTTTGTATCAATTGTCTTATTAATAAACGGAATCGCTGGCGTTATGGGAACGTCAATGGGAGGATTCTTATCAGATAAATTGACGAGTAAATATTGGCTGACGATTGCGACAATAATATTTATCGCTATGATGTTAGTGTTGAACTTAGTATTGCCTGGGACAATGTTGTTATTATTGACGATATTTATATGGAACGTCATGCAATGGAGTACGAACCCTGCAGTACAAAGTGGTGTCATCGAACATGTTGCTGGCGATACGAGTCAAGTTATGAGCTGGAATATGTCTAGTCTAAATGCTGGTATTGGTATCGGAGGCATTGTCGGTGGACTCGTAGTATCGAAAATGAGCGTCCATGCAACTACTTATGTAACGGCCATTATCGCATTTATTGCATTAGTTATAATTATTAGTTTAAAACCACGAGCTAAATATGCTAACGAATCAGTAAATCATAATTAA
- a CDS encoding YdeI/OmpD-associated family protein: MSDNKQTHDKVDSFIDNLKQWQDEFKFFRTLLLESELTEDYKWMHPCYTLNNKNVVIVQDFKHYCALLFEKGAIMEDKYNSLIQQTKNVQAARQLRFESYAEVKERKEEIAWYIEEAVKIEKSGKKVPMKKTEDYEMPEELQAKFDSMPELKTAFDNLTPGRQRQYMYHIGQAKRSATRTQRVEKYVDHILNGKGMND, from the coding sequence ATGAGTGATAATAAACAGACACATGACAAAGTAGATAGCTTTATTGACAACTTAAAGCAATGGCAGGACGAATTTAAATTTTTCAGAACTTTATTACTAGAATCAGAATTAACAGAAGACTACAAGTGGATGCACCCATGTTACACTTTAAACAATAAAAATGTCGTAATCGTTCAAGACTTTAAACATTACTGTGCATTATTGTTTGAAAAAGGCGCAATTATGGAAGATAAATATAATAGTTTGATTCAGCAAACTAAAAATGTTCAAGCTGCAAGACAGTTAAGATTTGAAAGTTATGCAGAAGTTAAAGAACGTAAAGAGGAAATTGCATGGTATATAGAAGAGGCTGTTAAAATAGAAAAGTCAGGTAAAAAAGTACCTATGAAAAAAACGGAAGACTATGAAATGCCTGAAGAATTACAAGCAAAATTTGATAGTATGCCAGAATTAAAAACAGCTTTTGATAACTTGACGCCAGGTAGACAGCGTCAATATATGTATCATATTGGTCAAGCTAAAAGATCAGCGACGAGAACACAACGTGTTGAAAAATATGTAGATCATATTCTTAATGGTAAAGGTATGAATGACTAA
- a CDS encoding TetR/AcrR family transcriptional regulator gives MARSSKRIQLLESAAHIVNEQGIEYLTLDAVAKRAGVSKGGLLYHFNNKASLIQGLVTYADELYRTNVNGHKAEQTEQQGQLIRAFIEATREHRKENASITSGMLAAQGTNSNLLLPLQETYKSWQSEIENDGLDEIDATIYRLAVDGLWLSEIFGIDAIDEKMRQAVLNRLVDYSYHNKK, from the coding sequence ATGGCAAGATCATCTAAACGCATTCAATTATTAGAATCTGCAGCTCACATCGTAAACGAACAAGGTATTGAATATTTAACTTTAGATGCTGTTGCTAAACGAGCTGGGGTTAGTAAAGGCGGTTTACTTTATCATTTCAATAATAAAGCTTCATTAATACAGGGTCTGGTTACTTATGCGGATGAATTGTATCGTACTAATGTTAATGGACATAAAGCTGAACAAACTGAACAACAAGGTCAATTAATACGAGCGTTTATTGAAGCGACAAGAGAACATCGTAAAGAAAATGCCTCAATAACTTCAGGTATGTTAGCGGCACAAGGTACGAATAGTAACTTGTTACTTCCATTACAGGAAACATATAAATCATGGCAATCCGAAATCGAAAATGATGGTTTGGATGAAATAGATGCAACTATTTATAGGCTAGCAGTAGATGGTTTATGGCTGTCTGAAATATTTGGTATAGATGCCATTGATGAAAAAATGCGTCAAGCCGTGTTAAATCGCTTAGTAGATTATTCATATCATAACAAAAAATAA
- a CDS encoding 3-keto-5-aminohexanoate cleavage protein, translating into MNKVMLTVALTGAGDTVEKNSNVPVTPEEIADSAIKCAKAGATVAHIHVRDPQTGKLSHNVEFFKKAVELIRAADEDIIINITSGGGGDFIPNLENPEVGGEGTDMQTPEQRHEPVGKLLPEMCTLDCGSINMGDDVYLSPTNWLRKQAALVQEAGVKPELECFDTGHVSFAKQLIKEGLIDGQPMFQFCLGIPWGLENDPETIEYLKTRIPEGASWSAFGIGRFQLPTVEEAAKRGGNVRVGLEDNLYLSKGVKATNEQLVARAKEILSELNIEPMTPQEAREYYNLRDPKGDL; encoded by the coding sequence ATGAACAAAGTAATGCTAACAGTTGCTTTAACAGGAGCGGGAGATACTGTAGAAAAAAATAGTAATGTACCTGTTACACCAGAGGAAATTGCAGATTCAGCCATTAAATGTGCAAAAGCTGGTGCAACGGTAGCACATATTCATGTAAGAGATCCACAAACTGGGAAATTGAGTCATAACGTTGAATTTTTTAAAAAAGCTGTCGAACTCATTAGAGCGGCAGATGAAGATATCATTATTAATATTACTTCAGGTGGTGGTGGCGACTTTATACCAAATTTAGAAAATCCTGAAGTAGGGGGCGAAGGTACAGATATGCAAACGCCTGAACAACGTCATGAACCAGTAGGTAAATTACTGCCTGAAATGTGCACGTTAGATTGTGGCAGCATCAATATGGGAGATGATGTTTATTTAAGTCCTACAAATTGGTTACGTAAACAGGCAGCACTTGTTCAAGAAGCGGGCGTTAAACCAGAATTAGAATGTTTTGATACAGGACATGTCAGCTTTGCTAAACAACTGATTAAAGAAGGTTTAATTGATGGTCAACCAATGTTCCAATTTTGTCTAGGTATACCTTGGGGCTTAGAAAATGACCCGGAAACAATTGAATATTTAAAAACGCGTATACCAGAGGGCGCATCTTGGTCAGCGTTTGGTATCGGACGCTTCCAATTGCCAACGGTTGAAGAAGCGGCAAAACGAGGCGGTAATGTACGTGTCGGTTTAGAAGATAATTTATATTTATCAAAAGGTGTTAAAGCTACAAATGAACAACTCGTAGCACGTGCCAAAGAGATACTTAGCGAGTTAAATATTGAACCCATGACGCCTCAAGAAGCGAGAGAATACTATAATTTAAGAGACCCTAAAGGAGACTTATAA
- a CDS encoding 3-hydroxyacyl-CoA dehydrogenase NAD-binding domain-containing protein, with protein MKFAVVGTGVIGSGWITRMLAHGHQVIATDPSEGAYERMLSQVKQNWPYAKELGMSECASLDNLTFTESLAEAVKDADHIQENVPEIEELKDKVLTEIDFYARPDATIGSSTSGIMPSELQQNLKHPERFVVAHPFHPVYILPLVEIVAGQNTSEATSVAAEKIYESIGMDVLHVRHEIEGHIADRLMEALWREALHIVNDGIATTEEVDKAFTHAAGLRYAQYGPFMTFHLAGGEGGMRHMLKQFGPALKKPWTKLVAPELTQDLYDSVVEGCETSSQDYSMSDLDKKRNEFLVKVKKLAEEYWPEDTPQMKKSTGQSVN; from the coding sequence ATGAAATTTGCTGTAGTTGGAACAGGCGTAATAGGTAGCGGTTGGATTACAAGAATGTTAGCACATGGACATCAAGTCATAGCAACAGATCCAAGTGAGGGCGCATATGAACGTATGTTGTCTCAAGTCAAACAAAATTGGCCATACGCCAAAGAATTAGGTATGAGTGAGTGTGCATCACTAGACAATTTAACGTTTACTGAATCTTTAGCTGAAGCAGTGAAAGATGCAGACCATATTCAAGAAAATGTGCCAGAAATTGAAGAACTGAAAGACAAAGTTTTAACTGAAATTGATTTCTATGCAAGACCGGATGCGACGATAGGTTCAAGCACATCAGGTATCATGCCTTCTGAACTGCAACAAAATTTAAAACACCCTGAACGTTTTGTTGTAGCACATCCTTTCCATCCGGTATATATTTTACCGCTAGTCGAAATTGTAGCTGGACAAAACACGTCGGAAGCCACTTCTGTAGCTGCTGAAAAAATCTATGAAAGTATTGGCATGGATGTTTTACATGTTAGACATGAAATTGAAGGACATATTGCAGACAGACTAATGGAAGCGCTATGGAGAGAGGCATTGCATATCGTCAATGATGGTATTGCAACGACAGAAGAGGTAGATAAGGCATTTACACATGCTGCAGGGTTAAGATATGCACAATATGGGCCGTTTATGACTTTCCATTTAGCTGGTGGAGAAGGTGGCATGCGCCATATGCTTAAACAATTCGGCCCTGCATTAAAAAAACCATGGACTAAATTGGTTGCGCCTGAATTAACTCAAGATTTATACGATAGTGTAGTGGAAGGTTGTGAAACTTCTTCTCAAGATTATTCGATGTCTGATTTAGATAAAAAACGTAACGAATTTTTAGTCAAAGTAAAAAAACTTGCAGAAGAATATTGGCCTGAAGATACACCGCAAATGAAAAAATCAACTGGACAGTCGGTGAATTAA
- a CDS encoding thioesterase family protein has protein sequence MTQELYHFHTDVKAEWVDHNNHMNDAAYNRVFSDATDSWLAFLGLDKETIEELSYTVFTLENHVLFLKELKLHEPVTVQVAVIDHDSKRIHAFMTMLNEDNVKCATYEVMLMGIDTESQRPSPFPEKIKSAINDYATRVDQNEKPSEIGHKIEIIKK, from the coding sequence ATGACTCAAGAATTGTATCATTTTCATACTGACGTAAAAGCCGAGTGGGTGGACCACAACAATCATATGAATGACGCGGCATACAATCGCGTATTTAGCGATGCGACGGATAGTTGGTTAGCATTTCTAGGATTAGATAAAGAGACTATCGAGGAATTGTCTTATACAGTATTTACGCTAGAAAATCATGTTTTATTTTTAAAAGAGTTAAAGTTACATGAACCAGTCACAGTTCAAGTTGCAGTAATAGATCATGACTCCAAAAGAATCCATGCATTTATGACGATGCTAAATGAGGACAATGTTAAATGTGCAACTTATGAAGTGATGTTGATGGGTATAGATACTGAAAGTCAACGACCAAGCCCGTTCCCTGAAAAAATTAAATCAGCTATAAATGACTATGCGACTAGGGTTGATCAAAATGAAAAACCTTCAGAAATTGGACATAAAATTGAAATTATAAAGAAATAA
- a CDS encoding betaine/proline/choline family ABC transporter ATP-binding protein (Members of the family are the ATP-binding subunit of ABC transporters for substrates such as betaine, L-proline or other amino acids, choline, carnitine, etc. The substrate specificity is best determined from the substrate-binding subunit, rather than this subunit, as it interacts with the permease subunit and not with substrate directly.) has translation MLSIKNLSKVYSGGKKAVDNISLDIEAGEFIAFIGTSGSGKTTALRMINRMIESTEGQIKINGKDINKMNGVELRRSIGYVIQQIGLMPHMTIKDNIVLVPKLLKWSQEKKDAKAKELIKLVDLPEEFLDRYPSQLSGGQQQRIGVVRALAAEQDIILMDEPFGALDPITRDTLQDLVKELQQKLGKTFIFVTHDMDEAIKLADKICIMSEGKIIQFDTPDNILRNPANDFVRDFIGQNRLIQDRPNMKSVKEAMIKPVTVNVDRTLNDAVEIMRNRRVDTIFVVGEKNRLLGYLDIEDINQGLRNNKELIDMMQRDIYRVRIDSKLQDSVRTILKRNVRNVPVVDEDNHTLIGLVTRANLVDIVYDSLWGDLASEEDRDAIIEPTDVGADNQ, from the coding sequence ATGTTAAGTATTAAAAACTTATCAAAAGTATATTCTGGAGGAAAAAAAGCTGTAGATAATATCTCTTTAGATATTGAGGCTGGGGAATTTATTGCCTTTATTGGTACAAGTGGTAGTGGTAAAACGACTGCCTTAAGAATGATTAATCGCATGATCGAATCAACAGAAGGACAAATTAAAATAAACGGCAAAGATATTAATAAAATGAATGGCGTTGAATTACGTCGTAGTATTGGATACGTGATTCAACAAATCGGTCTTATGCCACATATGACTATTAAAGATAACATCGTACTCGTACCTAAGTTATTAAAATGGTCTCAAGAGAAAAAAGATGCAAAAGCAAAAGAATTAATTAAATTAGTAGATTTACCGGAAGAGTTTTTAGATAGATATCCATCTCAATTATCTGGTGGCCAACAACAACGTATTGGTGTAGTGAGAGCTTTAGCTGCCGAACAAGATATTATTTTAATGGATGAACCATTTGGCGCACTAGACCCAATTACACGTGATACATTACAAGATTTAGTTAAAGAATTACAACAAAAGTTAGGTAAAACATTTATCTTTGTTACACATGATATGGATGAAGCGATTAAATTAGCAGATAAAATTTGTATTATGTCTGAAGGTAAAATCATACAATTTGATACACCTGATAATATTTTACGTAATCCTGCTAATGATTTCGTGCGTGACTTTATTGGTCAAAACAGATTAATTCAAGATCGACCTAATATGAAATCAGTTAAAGAGGCGATGATTAAACCGGTAACAGTAAATGTTGATCGCACATTAAATGACGCTGTTGAAATCATGCGTAATAGACGTGTTGATACAATCTTTGTTGTGGGTGAAAAGAATCGTTTATTAGGCTATCTTGATATTGAAGATATTAACCAAGGTTTAAGAAACAATAAAGAACTTATCGACATGATGCAACGTGATATATACAGAGTGCGTATAGATAGTAAATTACAGGATTCGGTACGTACTATTTTGAAAAGAAATGTGCGTAATGTTCCTGTAGTAGATGAAGATAATCATACACTAATAGGGCTTGTTACAAGAGCAAACTTAGTAGATATTGTATATGACAGTTTGTGGGGCGATTTAGCTTCAGAAGAAGATAGAGATGCAATTATTGAGCCTACTGATGTGGGAGCTGATAATCAATGA
- a CDS encoding ABC transporter permease, with the protein MMDFLAKNGSQLVSKTIEHFYISIIALLIAIVVAVPIGILLSKLKRTSNIVLTIAGVLQTIPTLAVLAIMIPIFGVGKTPAIVALFIYVLLPILNNTVLGVQNIDKNLKEAGTSMGMTRFQLMKDVELPLALPLILGGIRLSSVYVISWATLASYVGAGGLGDFVFNGLNLYDPLMIVSAAVLVTALALFVDFILSLIEKWAVPKGLKVSR; encoded by the coding sequence ATGATGGATTTTCTAGCTAAAAACGGCAGTCAGTTGGTTTCTAAAACGATAGAACACTTTTATATTTCTATAATAGCTTTACTGATTGCAATAGTAGTTGCTGTTCCTATAGGCATTTTGTTATCAAAATTAAAACGTACTTCGAATATCGTTTTAACGATTGCCGGTGTACTACAAACAATACCAACGTTAGCAGTATTGGCAATTATGATTCCGATATTTGGTGTAGGGAAAACACCAGCTATCGTGGCACTATTTATCTATGTACTATTACCGATTTTAAATAATACAGTTCTTGGTGTACAAAACATCGATAAAAATTTAAAAGAAGCTGGCACAAGTATGGGTATGACACGTTTTCAATTAATGAAAGATGTCGAATTGCCATTAGCATTACCACTTATTTTAGGTGGCATACGTTTATCCTCAGTTTACGTAATTAGTTGGGCGACATTAGCAAGTTATGTAGGTGCTGGAGGATTAGGCGACTTTGTATTTAATGGATTAAATCTTTATGATCCATTGATGATTGTAAGTGCGGCTGTGTTAGTTACAGCATTAGCATTATTTGTAGATTTTATTCTGTCTTTAATAGAAAAATGGGCAGTTCCAAAAGGGTTAAAAGTATCTAGATAA
- a CDS encoding osmoprotectant ABC transporter substrate-binding protein has translation MKHVKSKLFIIVICLVLLSGCGLPGLGDSKSNDDVKITAVATSESQIMAHMVRLQIEHDTKGKIQPTLINNLGSSTIQHSALVNGDANISGARYTGTDLTGALNEDPIKDPKKAMKVTQEGFQKKFHQKFFNSYGFANTYAFMVTRETAKKYNLKTVSDLKKYRNKLRLGVDSSWANRKGDGYPGFTKEYGFSFKTVRPMQIGLVYDALQSKNLDVAVGYSTDGRIAAYDLKVLKDDRKFFPPYDASAVVTDKLLKKHPEIKPSIEKLENKISTKQMQELNYKADGKGQEPAVVAEEFLKKHNYFEDDKKKGGQ, from the coding sequence ATGAAACACGTAAAAAGCAAATTGTTTATTATCGTCATATGTCTAGTTTTATTATCTGGATGTGGCTTACCTGGATTGGGAGATAGTAAGTCTAATGATGACGTGAAAATTACTGCAGTTGCGACTAGTGAATCTCAAATCATGGCGCACATGGTGAGGTTACAAATTGAACATGATACAAAAGGCAAAATACAGCCAACTTTAATTAATAATTTAGGTTCCAGTACCATCCAACATAGTGCATTAGTTAATGGAGATGCTAATATTTCTGGGGCACGTTACACAGGTACGGATTTGACTGGCGCATTGAATGAAGATCCTATAAAGGATCCTAAAAAAGCGATGAAAGTTACACAAGAAGGTTTCCAAAAGAAATTTCATCAAAAATTCTTTAATTCATACGGCTTTGCTAATACGTATGCATTTATGGTAACGAGGGAAACGGCTAAAAAATATAACTTAAAAACAGTTTCTGATTTAAAAAAATACCGTAATAAATTACGTTTAGGTGTCGATAGCTCATGGGCTAATCGTAAAGGTGACGGTTATCCAGGATTTACGAAAGAATATGGCTTTTCTTTCAAAACTGTAAGACCAATGCAAATTGGTTTAGTATACGATGCATTGCAATCGAAAAACTTAGATGTTGCTGTCGGTTATTCCACAGATGGACGTATTGCAGCTTATGACTTGAAAGTATTGAAAGATGATAGAAAATTCTTCCCTCCATACGACGCAAGTGCTGTTGTAACGGACAAATTATTGAAAAAACATCCAGAAATAAAGCCATCAATTGAAAAGTTAGAAAATAAAATTTCGACTAAACAAATGCAAGAATTAAACTATAAAGCCGACGGTAAAGGTCAAGAACCAGCAGTCGTGGCAGAAGAGTTTTTAAAGAAACATAATTACTTCGAAGATGATAAAAAGAAAGGTGGTCAATAA
- a CDS encoding ABC transporter permease — translation MSGNLLQQLVEYYSVNFGYLWELFIKHLLMSVYGVLFAAIVGIPIGIFIARYSKLSWVIISIANIIQTVPVIAMLAILMLVMGLGPTTVVVTVFLYALLPIIKNTYTGISSVDVNIKDAGKGMGMTKNQVLRMIELPLSVSVILGGLRIALVVAIGVVAVGSFIGAPTLGDIVIRGTNATDGTTFILAGAIPIALIAIIIDVGLRLLEKRLDPSNKKSKKQPTPTTQDSNA, via the coding sequence ATGAGTGGAAATTTATTACAGCAGTTAGTTGAATATTATTCTGTAAACTTTGGCTACCTATGGGAACTATTTATAAAACATTTGTTAATGTCTGTATATGGTGTGCTTTTCGCAGCAATCGTAGGTATTCCAATTGGAATATTTATAGCACGATATAGTAAATTATCATGGGTTATTATTTCAATAGCAAATATAATTCAAACTGTACCCGTTATTGCGATGCTAGCAATATTGATGCTTGTTATGGGATTAGGACCTACTACAGTAGTTGTTACAGTATTTTTATATGCGCTATTACCAATTATAAAAAATACTTATACTGGAATTAGTAGCGTCGATGTAAATATTAAAGATGCCGGTAAAGGGATGGGCATGACAAAAAACCAAGTATTAAGAATGATTGAATTACCACTTTCGGTGTCAGTTATCTTAGGTGGTTTACGTATTGCACTTGTTGTTGCGATAGGTGTTGTTGCCGTAGGTTCATTTATCGGAGCACCTACACTAGGCGATATCGTCATTCGTGGTACAAATGCTACTGATGGCACAACATTTATACTTGCCGGTGCGATTCCGATTGCTTTAATTGCTATCATTATTGATGTTGGTTTGAGATTATTAGAAAAACGTTTAGATCCATCAAATAAGAAAAGCAAAAAACAACCCACACCGACAACACAAGATTCAAACGCATAA
- a CDS encoding alpha/beta hydrolase: protein MAVMTLNYNSKTIGMHQNITIILPEDDSYFETDKEAKPLKCLMLLHGLSSDETTYVRYTSIERYANEHQLAIVMPRVDHSAYSNMAFGHNYYDYILEVYDYVHQILPLSKDRDDNYIAGHSMGGYGTIKFALNEGDRFSKACPLSAVFDVNQLLNIDWYDFSPQAIVGNRSDITGTDLDVYHLVDEAISQQKLLPELLIMCGTEDFLYEDNKQFIHYLDKQGVPYHFEEDSGEHDYAYWDKAIKQVIEWCAQAN from the coding sequence ATGGCAGTTATGACGCTAAATTATAATTCTAAAACAATTGGCATGCATCAAAATATCACAATTATTTTACCTGAAGATGACAGTTATTTTGAGACAGATAAAGAAGCCAAACCATTAAAATGTTTAATGTTATTACACGGTTTATCAAGTGATGAAACAACTTATGTTCGTTACACAAGTATCGAAAGATATGCGAATGAACATCAATTGGCAATTGTTATGCCACGTGTTGATCATAGCGCTTATAGCAATATGGCTTTTGGCCATAATTATTATGATTATATATTAGAAGTTTATGATTATGTCCATCAAATATTGCCATTATCTAAAGATAGAGATGATAATTATATTGCAGGTCATTCTATGGGTGGTTATGGCACGATTAAATTTGCATTAAACGAGGGCGACAGATTTAGTAAAGCTTGTCCATTATCTGCCGTGTTTGATGTTAATCAATTATTAAATATTGATTGGTATGACTTTTCTCCACAAGCAATAGTAGGAAATCGGTCGGATATAACTGGTACAGATTTAGATGTGTATCATCTTGTCGATGAGGCAATTTCACAACAAAAATTGCTACCTGAACTATTGATAATGTGTGGTACAGAAGATTTTCTGTATGAAGATAACAAACAATTTATTCATTATTTAGACAAGCAAGGTGTACCATATCATTTCGAAGAAGACAGTGGTGAACATGATTATGCATACTGGGATAAGGCGATAAAACAAGTTATCGAATGGTGTGCCCAAGCTAATTAA
- a CDS encoding MFS transporter, translated as MDTSRTFKGDNRLLLGIFLAVITFWLFAQSLVNIVPDLHKSYSTNDGIISTAVSITALLCGLFVVGAGGLADRYGRMKMMYIGLILNIIGSILIVIPGNGLAALLVIGRGVQGLSAAFIMPATLAVINEYYIGKDRQRALTYWSIASWGGGGITSFFGGIMATYLGWRSIFIVSIVVTIIAMILIKHTPETRAPLTEKAKKAKFDFSGLVILIIAMLSINLIITQSSHFGITSPLILSLIALFIIGIIAFIIVEQKLVNPLIDFRVFKHKGYSGATISNFMLNAVAGTLIVANTYFQSGLHFTSFQSGAMSITYLISVLVMIPVGEKIMQAIGPKKPMLWGAALNALGIILISLTFLSSTFYIIICIIGYLLYGIGLGIYATPSTDTAVTTAPEDKVGVASGIYKMASSLGNSFGVAISATVFSVMTAHYNIHLGAMYGFFFDALLAVLGFIAVLVFVPKNQSNI; from the coding sequence ATGGATACATCTCGAACCTTTAAAGGAGATAATCGACTTCTTTTAGGTATATTTTTAGCAGTTATTACATTTTGGTTATTTGCCCAATCATTAGTTAATATCGTACCTGATTTGCACAAATCATATAGTACAAATGACGGTATTATTAGTACGGCGGTTAGCATAACAGCCTTATTGTGTGGGTTGTTTGTGGTTGGTGCTGGTGGTTTAGCAGATAGATACGGCAGAATGAAAATGATGTATATCGGTTTAATTCTTAACATTATTGGCTCAATATTAATAGTGATACCTGGTAACGGCCTAGCCGCATTGTTAGTGATAGGTAGAGGTGTACAAGGATTATCTGCTGCCTTTATTATGCCTGCTACGTTAGCCGTAATTAACGAATATTATATCGGTAAAGATCGTCAGAGAGCATTGACTTATTGGTCAATAGCATCGTGGGGCGGTGGCGGCATAACTTCATTTTTCGGTGGCATTATGGCTACTTATTTAGGATGGCGCTCAATTTTTATCGTATCAATTGTTGTCACAATAATTGCAATGATTTTAATTAAACACACGCCTGAAACAAGAGCCCCATTAACAGAAAAAGCTAAAAAAGCTAAATTTGATTTTAGTGGATTAGTGATATTAATTATTGCAATGTTAAGTATTAATTTAATTATTACGCAATCATCACATTTTGGTATTACCTCACCATTAATTCTAAGTTTAATTGCGCTATTTATCATCGGCATCATAGCTTTTATTATTGTAGAACAGAAACTTGTGAATCCGCTCATCGATTTCAGAGTCTTTAAGCATAAAGGATATAGTGGCGCAACAATCTCTAACTTTATGCTTAATGCAGTAGCAGGTACACTTATTGTAGCGAACACGTATTTCCAATCTGGATTACATTTCACTTCATTTCAATCTGGTGCAATGTCTATCACTTATTTAATTTCAGTGCTTGTTATGATTCCTGTTGGTGAAAAGATAATGCAAGCAATCGGTCCTAAAAAACCTATGTTATGGGGAGCTGCATTAAATGCACTTGGCATTATCTTAATTTCGCTTACTTTTTTATCATCTACGTTTTATATCATAATATGTATAATTGGTTATTTACTATATGGTATAGGACTAGGAATATACGCTACTCCTTCAACGGATACAGCTGTTACGACAGCTCCAGAAGATAAAGTAGGCGTAGCCTCAGGTATTTATAAAATGGCATCTTCGCTAGGAAATTCTTTTGGTGTAGCAATTTCTGCCACTGTATTTAGTGTGATGACGGCGCATTATAATATACATCTTGGCGCTATGTATGGATTTTTCTTTGATGCATTGCTAGCTGTATTAGGCTTTATTGCAGTCTTAGTCTTTGTCCCTAAAAATCAAAGTAATATTTAA